In Clostridium thermosuccinogenes, the genomic stretch TTTTCTTTGTACATTACCGAATCAGTCAAGCCCATGTTATTATTTATTCTTTCTTAACACAAAATAACATTGATTATCTACGTATTCCATTCCTCTGCTTGTATTTTTCATATCCCTTTTTGATTTTCCATGCTTGTTATATATTTCGGTGTGATTTTTACTGGCATTTTTATCGATTACGTATTTTCTGCCCCTTTTATAGACGATCGCATCCAGAATTGCCATAGAATCTCCCAACGCGTCTTCCGCATCCCTATGATGATTATTGGTCAAAATAATCCCACCGGGCTTTACATACTTTATGCATGATTTCGAAATTTCACCGGCATATAACGAAATCAGCAAATCGTAGTTTTCTTCCCTTACTGGCAGCGGTTTGGTATAATCTCCATGAATAAACTGAATATATGCAGATTGCTTATATTTTTTATTGCTGTTTACAAATTCCAAAATACTTCGCGCATCATTAAAGAACTCCTCTGCAGCTGCGCTTTTGTCTACATATATGACATGCGGGAAGTAAAAGGAAGGGGTTATATGTATCGAGCAGCCCGGATATAAGACAGTACTGCAGTCATATGTCCTTTTTAATGCCTCAAACAGCCCTGCTCTGTCAAAATTCATATCTGTGTAAAATCTTTTGTAAGAGTCAACATTCCTATCGCTGTTCATGCAAGCCTCCGCACTTAAACTTTACTCAAACGTCCTCTTCATCCTATCTTTTGCTGTTGTTTCAGACAGCGTTCAGAGCCTTTAAGGCATCTTACAAATCAAAGCTTACAATACGATCTACTTTGTCCACTTCCTTGGGCAGCCTCCTTGCTATATCGTCTACAAATTCTTTAGAAAGGTTTAAAAGCTCCATTGTTTTGTCCAGATAGATAAAATTCTTATTGTTTCCTAACAACCTCTCGTAATAGTTGGTGCTTATAGCATCTGCCAAGTGCAATATCCTGATTTCATTATTAGTATTGCTGTTTATGAATGGAGTATGATGATACTTGACTATATCCTTGATTTCCTCCGGCAATCCCCACTCATCGCACAGCCACATTCCGATTTCCATATGTGTCAGTCCGCTTAATACAATCTTTTCTGCTGCCACCTGATGCAATCCTTTTAACTGCAGTGAAAAAATTTTATCCAGGTGTTCCGGCAAGCATATATCTAAAACTGTCACACCAATGTCATGTATTAATCCATATGTAAACATTTTATCCTTATCACACAAGCCGGTTTCGACTGCAATCATGTGACCGGCGATGGAAGTGCCGATGCAATGCTTCCAGTATGCTCTATTATTAAATATTTTAGTTCTTCCATCCTTATTTGATAATAATAATCGGGTTATGAACATGATGGCAATGGTCCTGACATTTTTTGCGCCCAAATATAGAACTGCGTCTTTCAAGGTCAATATTTCACGGTTTAACTTCGTACCATAGTTTAAGACTTGTATTAAAATTGCTTCTAACCTGGGAAGACTGGATATCTTCTCAATGCATTCATTCATGTCAAATTCACTGGGTTCCAACAGCATGTTCAAAGTTTCGCCAAATGCCTTTGGTATTTGGGGTAGGTAATTTGACTCCTTGATTAGCTTAATAATTGGATGATTTTGCATTGTAATCCCCCTCTCAGAAATTCTGAGCAGGGAAATCGTGCTTAAACCAATGGTCGTGGAAGAAATACAAGTAACAAATCTCCAGTTCTGCTTTCAATACTCCTGGTGATTTTCCTGCTCGTATAATTATTTTATATAGTTAAAGACAGTATTCCGACTGTCTTATAACCCTTATTGAACCACCTTATTGCGGCCTTGCTTTTTGGCTTCGTATAACTTGCTGTCTGCCAGCTTTATTAAGTCATCAGATTCCAATGTGGTATCCTTGACAGTAACCAGGCCAAAGGAAGCCGTCACCTTTATTAATATATCATCAGCTTTTACTGTCATATTTTCAACTTCTTTTCTTATTCTCTCCACTATCTTGCCGGCCTGTTTATCATTTACATTATGTAAACATATTAAAAACTCATCCCCACCGTACCGTGCTATCCAATCAGTTTCATTTCTAATGGATTCAATCATAACATCACTGAACTTTTTAATGACAAGGTCACCCACATAGTGGCCGTATGTATCATTTATGCTTTTGAAGTCATCGATATCCACCATGACAATAGTCAGATATTGGTTGCTTTCATTGCTGCGAGCTATTTCAACAGGAAGCATTTTATTCATGTATCTTCTGTTGTATAAGTTGGTGAAGGAATCTTTCAGCAAAATACTGTTTATGTCGTTGGTAATATTCCTTATCTCATGCTCATTTTCCCTGTCAACCGTTTCAAAAAGCAGATTTCCAGTAACATCCTTAAGCAATTCTATGACCATTGCCTTTCCTTGTATTTTTACAGGTGTTGCAAAAAATATGTGCATCTTTTCCATGTCATACTGTATCTTTACAAAAGTTTTATTTTCTTTTAAAGCCTTTTCGGCAATACATTCCTTGCACATCTCACTGGTTTCCCAAAATGCGTAACAGTCAATATTTCGGTATATTAACTTATCTTCCTCAAGGGTGATTGACTTCCTGGCTATCGGGTCAACAACCCGTATAATATCAAACACCTTTTCATAGGGCTCTGTCACTTGCTTAAATATATCATATTCAGTCATATGTTACGTATCTTCTCTCCTTTAACTCTGAGTCCTGGTTTGCGTTACAGCCTTTAATTATCTTTTTATTATGTATGCAATAGACTATCTATTTCTTCCGGCGGCAGCGGTCTGCTCACCAGGTATCCTTGCCCCAACTGGCATCCGGCTTCTTTTAAATATAACAATTGCTCACTGGTTTCAATTCCCTCTGCCACCACGGTTAAATTCAAGCTTTTCGCCATCGCTATTATAGATTTAACCAGGTTTTGCTTTTTTGAAACATTAAGCAGGCCGTCAATAAATATCTTGTCTATTTTCAACTTGTCCAACTCAAAAAGATCAATCTGCCCAAGGGAAGAAAAACCCGTACCAAAATCGTCCATGGAGAATTTAATGCCGTACTTTTTCAGCCCCTTAAGGTTCTTGACAATCGTTGCCAGGTCGCCGGAAGATACTCTTTCAGTTATTTCCAATTCGATGTTATCGGGTTTGACATTATTTTTTTCTATAATTTCCATAACTCTTTTGCAAAACTCTGCGTGTTCCAACTGCTCTACCGAAATATTAACCGCTATAGGAAAGATACCGTAACCTTTTTGCTTCCAAAGGTTGATTTGCTTGCATACCTGTTCCAGCACCCATTCTCCAATGTATTTAATATGTCCGGTTTTTTCTGCCAGAGGTATGAATACATCCGGGGATACCCTGCCAAAAACAGGATTATCCCATCGCAGCAGCGCTTCCGCTCCTACAATATTCTTAGGATTTCCCACATCAAATATCGGCTGATAATAAACTGACATCTCTGAGTTGGATATTGCCATTGTCAAAAGGTTGGCCATCCGAAATCTCTCTTCAATTTCGCGGGAAATGTCCTCGGAATAAAAGAATATTCTCTTTTCTGACCGGCCATTTTTCTTATACAGAGCCGTTTCTGCATATCTTATCAAGGTTTCCGCATCCCTGCCGTCATCGGGAAACCTGCTGATTCCAATATTAGTTTCAATATTCAATACCGTATTTTCTATCATAAATGGCTGCCTGATGCTCTCCAGCAGCTTTTCCGCCAAGTTGACCACATCCGTTTCCTCGCCAATGGATTTTGACAGAATCACAAACTCATCTCCGCTATATCTGGATAAAATACTATTATCCTTTATTACCAGCAGCAATCGCTTTGAAATTTCAATCAATAGCTTGTCCCCGATATGATGCCCCAGAGAGCTATTGATTTCCCTAAAGCCTTCTATATCTATAAAAATGACTGAAAATCGCTCATTGTCCTTGCGGGTTTTAATATGCTTGTCCACAAGCTGCAGAAAGTGCCCACGGTTGTACAATCCTGTCAAAAGGTCTTTTTGCTGCAGTTCAGCCATTCTTCTGTCAATTTTCTTCTTTTCCGAAAGATCTTTGAAAATGCCGACATAATGGGTGGTTTTATTTTCTTCATCCTTTATGCTGCTTATGGTCAGCCATTCAGAGTAGAGTTCTCCGTTTTCAGCTTTGTTCCATATCTCTCCGCTCCATGTGCCCTTATTCTTCACTTGCTCCCACATTTCATTATAAAAGTGTTGATCCTGAATCCCTGACTTCAGTATGTTCATTTTCCTGCCCTTTACTTCCGGCAAGGAATAACCGGTTATTTTATTAAAAGCAGTATTTATCCATTGGATATGACCGTCGGTATCGGTAATTACCACGCCTTCTGAAGTATTCTCCAGGATTTTTTTAAATACCGGCATTAAATCCTTGTTAAGATAATCTTTTTCGGTAAGCTGTCCTTTCAACTGTTCCGTCTCGTTGATATCTGTCATGACGGCGTAGAGAGTTCCGTTTTCATTAACAATTCTTATATCAGCCGGAAAGTCATTTCCGTCCTTTCTTTTATGCATCCATCTGAAGGATATCTTGTCTTCACTGCCAAGAGCGTTTTTGAAAATCTTCTCACCTTTATCAATTGAAGAACTTCCGTCCGGTTGTTTCTCAGGCGACAATTCATACAGCCTTCTGCCTATGATCTCTTTTTTGCTCTCATAACCAAATATCTTTACGGCAGCGTTATTGCAATCAATTACGACCGTGTCCCTTATAACATAAAGGGCACACGGAAACAGATCCAGCAAATTTTCATGTCTGTTCTTATGGCTTTTATATGTTTTTGTCACCATGTTTTCTCCCCGAACATATTATATAGTTTTATTATATCATTTTCCCTCAATTTAAATAATTGAAACTCGTTCAGAGAAGCAATTCTACATAATTCATTAAGTCATAATGCTTTAGATGGCCAAGACAATTTCTCCGGCCTTCCAAATTGGATTTTTCTTTCATATAGTGGAATTCATCTGGCGCATCCACCTGCCCATGCATCTTATATAGCTTAGGAATGAATTCAGCTAAAATGGATGTATTGATTGCTGTATGCCTTGAATCCTTTTGGAACAACAATCATCCATTTCAATCAGCTGGTTTCAAACCAATTTTATATAGGAAAATAAAAAAGGCTAAATCGTACGCACGCCAGCCGCGGACATTTAGCCTATCCACCCGTGAAAGTACGGGAGCATGATTTCACTGTTATTGAAGTCATCAGCAATTAATTGTTAAATCATTCACTAATATTTTTACCTTTTATGCTTTTATATAGATTTAGGGCTATATTGGCCGGAAATAAACGCTGCTCAAACAAAAGGACAATTGATAGGCCAGCTCCAAGCAATCCAATAATAAAATACAAGACATGCAAAAAAGCAACCGCCCTTAGCATTACACATTGAACGACAATCCATATGACTAATGCCCAACTAAAAACACTACTTATATATCCCTGGAATTTTGATTTGGCCCGCAGTGTAAAAGCACTGATGATATTCCCAAGTCCAATTACAGTAAACAGAATAATACCAGGAATAAGGTAATCATCAAAAGGTGTATTTTTCAATGGGTCTAACGGCATTCCCAGCGGCGCCTTAGGATAAATAATTGCGGCTGATCCGCCAAACAGGGCTCCTATTCCCACAAATATATGCAAAACAAACAGCGCACGGTATATTCCCTTCATTTTAATATAATCCTCCTTCCCGACAGATTATAGCTTTTAGTAATGCCTCTCTTAACTCTGCATTCTCAATTATTTCTCTCAAACTGTATTCCTTTTTCAAGACAAGTTTCTATCGCCTTTTTCATGCTATTTGCGAGTTCTGCGGTCTCTTTTTCCAGGCCTTGCCACTTATCAATGCACTCTCCAAGATAGGCTTTTTTAGCCATTTCAAGCAAGTTGGCTTGATCTTCAGGAAGACGAGGTATTGCCCATTCTGCGGCCACATCCTTTGAAGAAATTTCACACAAGTCACTTTTGCCAAACCAGCAAATAGCGCCAAAAAAGCTTACGCTTAACCTTTGCCGTCGGGATATGTTTGTTTACCAATGACCTTATTTCATCCATCGTCATATATGTATCATGCCTGCCATGCCTTTCCCAAACTTCTTTTGCATGCTCATCGTCTTTATTAAGCCTGCCATTTTTTAATAAATTCATTATTATGTTAGGGAGAAAGGCACTTCCCCATATGATATAATCGCTTAAGGATTTTGCTTTCACAAGGTCCAATATAATGAGTCTGCCGCCTTTTTTAAGCTTATCCTTGGCAAAATTCAAAAGCCATTCATAAGGCAGATGGTGTGCTGTGGCCGTTGATATAATTACATCAAGGCTGTTGTCTTCAAACCCCATGTCGAGAATGTTTCCGCAAATATACTCAATATTCTTATTGGAATGCAAAGCCTTTGCCTTTTCAATCATCTTATCGGCAAGGTCAACTGCAATTACCCTTTTAGCTTTCCGGGACAGCATAAAGGAGAGTTCCCCTTTGCCGCATCCGATGTCAAGGCAAGTTTCTGCATTATGTGGTATAAGCTTTATTAGTTGATTGAAATAGCAATTATTGTGATTCCATTTTGGTTCATCAAGCTCCGATATTTCGTTGAAATCAGCTTTTACAACATTATAATCTTCCATTTTCTTCCCTCACAAAATTTTATTTCGCCATCTCGCCATCTTTAGTTTCCTCACATTTTATTTACCATTACAGGATGCTCTTAACTATGATCTATGATGCTCCAGTTCATTGCCATCAGCATCATAAATATGATATTCATTGCCTTTGAAATCTCCATCCCCAACAGCATATACCATGTCCATATCTGATGAACTGAACCTTACCCCTTCTATGTTGTTCCATACCACTTTATCTACAGAATCATCATAGATGATTCCAAAGTAAACCCATTTTTTCCCTTTGTCATAAGTTGAGCCATACAGTCCTACCCTCAGGTCTTCGTGGTAAGGTGCTAATTCTGCATTAACATCAACAATCCTATATCCGGCAATCTTCTTTTCCGCAACTGCACAGTTCACATTACCTCTGCCATTATAATAAAAGAGCAAGCTTTTGTTTTGATTTATGTCGACTTGTTCAATGAGTGCACAATACATAAGTATGCTATCTTGTTTGCCCATATACCCTTTTTCCAGGGCGGCCAAAGGTGTCTTAGGCTGCTTGTACCAAGCTGCAAATATTAACCCACATAAAAGGAATGCTATAGCTGCAATCAGTTTTATTCTTTTCATTTGACAATCCTCCCATAATAAAACCCTTAAATAC encodes the following:
- a CDS encoding class I SAM-dependent methyltransferase; translated protein: MNSDRNVDSYKRFYTDMNFDRAGLFEALKRTYDCSTVLYPGCSIHITPSFYFPHVIYVDKSAAAEEFFNDARSILEFVNSNKKYKQSAYIQFIHGDYTKPLPVREENYDLLISLYAGEISKSCIKYVKPGGIILTNNHHRDAEDALGDSMAILDAIVYKRGRKYVIDKNASKNHTEIYNKHGKSKRDMKNTSRGMEYVDNQCYFVLRKNK
- a CDS encoding HDOD domain-containing protein yields the protein MQNHPIIKLIKESNYLPQIPKAFGETLNMLLEPSEFDMNECIEKISSLPRLEAILIQVLNYGTKLNREILTLKDAVLYLGAKNVRTIAIMFITRLLLSNKDGRTKIFNNRAYWKHCIGTSIAGHMIAVETGLCDKDKMFTYGLIHDIGVTVLDICLPEHLDKIFSLQLKGLHQVAAEKIVLSGLTHMEIGMWLCDEWGLPEEIKDIVKYHHTPFINSNTNNEIRILHLADAISTNYYERLLGNNKNFIYLDKTMELLNLSKEFVDDIARRLPKEVDKVDRIVSFDL
- a CDS encoding GGDEF domain-containing protein, translated to MTEYDIFKQVTEPYEKVFDIIRVVDPIARKSITLEEDKLIYRNIDCYAFWETSEMCKECIAEKALKENKTFVKIQYDMEKMHIFFATPVKIQGKAMVIELLKDVTGNLLFETVDRENEHEIRNITNDINSILLKDSFTNLYNRRYMNKMLPVEIARSNESNQYLTIVMVDIDDFKSINDTYGHYVGDLVIKKFSDVMIESIRNETDWIARYGGDEFLICLHNVNDKQAGKIVERIRKEVENMTVKADDILIKVTASFGLVTVKDTTLESDDLIKLADSKLYEAKKQGRNKVVQ
- a CDS encoding sensor domain-containing protein, coding for MVTKTYKSHKNRHENLLDLFPCALYVIRDTVVIDCNNAAVKIFGYESKKEIIGRRLYELSPEKQPDGSSSIDKGEKIFKNALGSEDKISFRWMHKRKDGNDFPADIRIVNENGTLYAVMTDINETEQLKGQLTEKDYLNKDLMPVFKKILENTSEGVVITDTDGHIQWINTAFNKITGYSLPEVKGRKMNILKSGIQDQHFYNEMWEQVKNKGTWSGEIWNKAENGELYSEWLTISSIKDEENKTTHYVGIFKDLSEKKKIDRRMAELQQKDLLTGLYNRGHFLQLVDKHIKTRKDNERFSVIFIDIEGFREINSSLGHHIGDKLLIEISKRLLLVIKDNSILSRYSGDEFVILSKSIGEETDVVNLAEKLLESIRQPFMIENTVLNIETNIGISRFPDDGRDAETLIRYAETALYKKNGRSEKRIFFYSEDISREIEERFRMANLLTMAISNSEMSVYYQPIFDVGNPKNIVGAEALLRWDNPVFGRVSPDVFIPLAEKTGHIKYIGEWVLEQVCKQINLWKQKGYGIFPIAVNISVEQLEHAEFCKRVMEIIEKNNVKPDNIELEITERVSSGDLATIVKNLKGLKKYGIKFSMDDFGTGFSSLGQIDLFELDKLKIDKIFIDGLLNVSKKQNLVKSIIAMAKSLNLTVVAEGIETSEQLLYLKEAGCQLGQGYLVSRPLPPEEIDSLLHT
- a CDS encoding class I SAM-dependent methyltransferase, whose amino-acid sequence is MEDYNVVKADFNEISELDEPKWNHNNCYFNQLIKLIPHNAETCLDIGCGKGELSFMLSRKAKRVIAVDLADKMIEKAKALHSNKNIEYICGNILDMGFEDNSLDVIISTATAHHLPYEWLLNFAKDKLKKGGRLIILDLVKAKSLSDYIIWGSAFLPNIIMNLLKNGRLNKDDEHAKEVWERHGRHDTYMTMDEIRSLVNKHIPTAKVKRKLFWRYLLVWQK